A stretch of the Nakaseomyces glabratus chromosome L, complete sequence genome encodes the following:
- the ERV41 gene encoding Erv41p (CAGL0L11308g~Ortholog(s) have role in ER to Golgi vesicle-mediated transport and COPII-coated ER to Golgi transport vesicle, integral component of Golgi membrane, integral component of endoplasmic reticulum membrane localization) produces the protein MAGLRTFDAFPKTDETYKKKSTKGGVTSILTYIFLLFIAWTEFGKFFGGYIDQQYTVDKVVRETAQINMDLYVNIKCENIHINVRDQTQDRKLVIQDLKLEDMPFFIPYDSKVNGVNSIVTPDIDEILGEAIPAEFREKLDTRQFYDENDPESEKYLPKFNGCHIFGSVPVNRVKGELQITASGYGYPGKRAPKEEIDFAHAINELSFGDFYPYIDNPLDKTARFDKEHPLSAYMYYISAVPTMYKKLGVEIETFQYSVNDYKYSMTDADPATVRKIPGIFFRYGFEPLSIEITDVRISFLQFIVRLVAILSFFMFVVSWIFTIIDLLLVNILGPKWSLRYQSDSHSHGILT, from the coding sequence ATGGCCGGCCTGCGAACGTTTGATGCTTTCCCTAAGACTGATGAGACTTATAAGAAGAAGTCTACCAAAGGTGGTGTAACTTCCATTTTAACCTATATCTTCTTACTATTTATTGCATGGACAGAGTTTGGTAAATTCTTTGGTGGTTACATTGATCAGCAATACACTGTCGATAAAGTAGTGCGGGAGACCGCTCAGATTAACATGGATCTGTATGTGAATATTAAATGTGAAAACATCCACATAAATGTGCGGGACCAGACGCAGGATAGAAAATTGGTCATTCAAGACCTTAAGTTGGAAGATATGCCCTTTTTCATTCCATATGATTCCAAAGTTAATGGTGTAAATTCAATTGTAACACCagatattgatgagatTTTGGGTGAAGCCATTCCTGCTGAATTCAGAGAGAAATTAGATACCAGACAATTTTATGACGAGAATGATCCTGAATCTGAGAAATATTTGCCAAAATTTAATGGGTGTCATATCTTTGGTTCTGTACCGGTTAATAGAGTCAAAGGTGAACTTCAGATTACAGCCAGTGGTTATGGTTACCCAGGTAAAAGAGCACCAAAGGAGGAAATCGATTTTGCGCATGCCATAAATGAGTTATCATTTGGTGATTTTTATCCATATATAGATAACCCTCTTGACAAAACAGCACGTTTTGATAAAGAGCATCCATTGAGCGCCTACatgtattatatttcaGCTGTACCAACCATGTACAAGAAATTGGGTGTGGAAATCGAAACTTTTCAATACTCTGTCAATGACTACAAATATTCTATGACCGATGCTGATCCAGCAACTGTGAGAAAAATACCTGGTATATTCTTCAGATACGGATTTGAGCCTTTGTCCATTGAAATTACTGATGTAAGAATTTCCTTTTTACAATTTATTGTTAGATTAGTCGCAATATTGTCCTTCTTCATGTTTGTTGTATCATGGATCTTTACAATTATTGATCTGCTATTAGTAAACATTTTAGGCCCTAAATGGTCTTTAAGATATCAGTCAGACTCCCACAGTCATGGTATTCTTACTTAG
- the ITT1 gene encoding RBR-type E3 ubiquitin transferase (CAGL0L11330g~Ortholog(s) have role in regulation of translational termination and cytosol, nucleus localization), whose amino-acid sequence MNDGLNLTDDLQVLCDMYPELTLNEHTDLNNGKTAELVSGALDFNINFQESLKVIFEDYQLTLEGLTSNKLLFTVDPQGYPSLRTGVTLEISSQWMTEDDIMKIMDALDKEFGDMTDPTTDKFDAYTPILMLVFTFLQEDTASILFPDNVKNCLSKDEYSIYESMKEDFERIQHNSNNFDCCICMETKKGRHMVELPCKNTDSRHYLCKDCLKSYYSTLIEEGSIENIRCPECPYKPINLEKYTDYKKMKQSLFMPQIPFEFFQNILSDELCQRYKDLFYTQAATKLSSHCPFACKICPRCDYWCIKEDLDDSLIQCSKCSFAFCFICSHSWHGYTNPCGKAEKIANEIIEEYMEDSTTRTRKKELETKYGKKRLQSECEEYLADKMLDLAIEEKGSNLQRCPSCRLVIERSEGCNKMRCAVCHTLFCFICGSILDPDDPYSHFREIIYPCYGRLFEGMPGT is encoded by the coding sequence ATGAATGATGGACTGAATTTGACTGATGACCTCCAGGTCTTATGTGATATGTATCCGGAGCTCACACTCAATGAGCATACTGACTTGAATAACGGTAAAACGGCTGAGTTGGTCTCTGGGGCTTTGGACTTCAATATTAACTTCCAAGAGAGTTTGAAAGTTATATTTGAGGACTACCAGCTCACTTTGGAAGGGCTGACATCGAATAAATTGTTATTCACCGTTGACCCACAGGGATATCCCAGTCTAAGAACAGGTGTCACACTGGAAATTAGCTCACAATGGATGACGGAAGATGACATAATGAAGATTATGGATGCACTTGACAAGGAATTTGGAGATATGACTGACCCTACAACTGATAAATTTGATGCCTATACTCCCATTCTAATGCTGGTATTTACATTTCTGCAGGAGGATACTGCATCCATATTGTTCCCTGACAATGTCAAAAATTGCTTATCGAAGGATGAATACTCAATATATGAGTCTATGAAAGAAGATTTCGAAAGGATACAACACAATAGCAACAACTTTGATTGCTGCATATGTATGGAGACCAAAAAAGGGAGGCATATGGTAGAACTCCCATGTAAAAACACCGATAGTAGACACTATCTTTGTAAAGACTGTTTAAAATCATACTACTCGACATTAATTGAAGAGGGCAGTATTGAGAATATTAGATGCCCAGAATGCCCATATAAGCCTATCAatttagaaaaatataCGGACTATAAGAAAATGAAGCAATCTCTGTTCATGCCACAGATACCCTTTGAATTTTTCCAGAATATCTTGAGCGATGAATTGTGCCAAAGGTATAAAGATTTGTTTTACACACAAGCAGCCACCAAATTATCATCGCATTGTCCTTTTGCTTGCAAAATATGCCCTAGATGCGATTATTGGTGCATCAAAGAAGATTTAGATGACTCCCTGATTCAATGCTCTAAATGCAGCTTCgcattttgttttatatgCTCTCACTCATGGCACGGGTATACAAATCCTTGTGGTAAAGCAGAAAAGATTGCTAACGAAATAATTGAGGAGTATATGGAAGACTCTACAACTAGAACCAGGAAGAAAGAACTGGAAACAAAGTATGGTAAAAAACGATTACAATCAGAATGTGAAGAATACCTAGCGGATAAAATGCTTGATCTTGCTATCGAGGAAAAAGGTTCCAATCTTCAACGTTGTCCCAGCTGTAGATTGGTTATAGAGAGAAGTGAAGGTTGTAACAAAATGAGGTGTGCGGTATGCCATACATTATTTTGCTTTATTTGCGGTTCGATACTTGATCCTGATGATCCTTATTCGCATTTCAGAGAGATTATATACCCATGTTATGGTAGATTATTTGAAGGTATGCCGGGAACATAG
- the POB3 gene encoding FACT complex subunit POB3 (CAGL0L11352g~Ortholog(s) have histone binding, nucleosome binding activity), translated as MSTDFDRIFMNQSKFGGRFRIADSGLGWKVSTSGGSASAQNKAPFLLPATELSTVQWSRGCRGFELKINTKNQGVIQLEGFSEDDFNIIKGDFHRRFSIQVEHKEHSLRGWNWGQTDLARNEMVFALNGKPVFEIPYARINNTNLTAKNEVAVEFNIQDDTYQPAGDEMVEMRFYLPGSVVVDEDQPAPKKEGEEEGEEAAETETKSLAEAFYEELKNKADIGEIAGDAIVSFQDVFFTTPRGRYDIDIYENSIRLRGKTYEYKLQHNQIQRIVSLPKADDINHLVVLAMDPPLRQGQTTYPFLVLQFQKDEETEVQLNLSDQEYEEKYKDKLKKQYDSKTHIVISHVLKGLTGRRVVVPGEYKSKYEQCAVSCSYKANEGYLYPLDNAFFFLTKPTLYIPFNDVSSVVISRAGQTSTSSRTFDLEVILRSNRGSTIFGNISKEEQQLLENFLKSKNLRVKNEEKDAQVRLQSALGSDSDDEDVNMGSAGEDDESVDEDFHVSSGDDDDEVAEEFDSEAASEGEDEDEDMDGSDRPTKKPKTE; from the coding sequence ATGAGTACTGATTTCGATAGAATTTTCATGAACCAGAGCAAGTTCGGTGGTAGATTCAGAATTGCTGACTCTGGTCTGGGTTGGAAGGTGTCTACCTCTGGTGGGTCCGCCAGTGCACAAAACAAGGCTCCATTTCTATTGCCGGCCACTGAGCTATCCACAGTCCAGTGGAGTAGGGGTTGCAGAGGTTTCGAGCTGAAGATCAACACCAAGAACCAAGGTGTCATCCAGTTGGAAGGATTTTCTGAGGATgattttaatattattaaaggTGATTTCCATCGTAGATTTAGCATCCAAGTTGAGCATAAGGAACATTCCTTGCGTGGTTGGAATTGGGGCCAGACCGATTTGGCTAGGAACGAGATGGTTTTTGCCCTCAATGGTAAGCCTGTCTTTGAGATTCCATATGCGCGtatcaataatacaaaTTTGACTGCCAAGAATGAAGTTGCTGTTGAATTCAATATCCAGGACGATACATATCAGCCAGCTGGTGATGAGATGGTGGAAATGAGATTCTATTTGCCTGGGTCTGTGgttgttgatgaagatcAACCAGCTCCGAAGaaagaaggtgaagaagaggGTGAAGAAGCTGCAGAAACAGAGACAAAAAGTCTCGCAGAGGCATTTTATGAGGAACTTAAAAATAAAGCCGATATTGGTGAGATTGCTGGTGATGCCATTGTATCATTCCAAGATGTATTCTTCACAACTCCAAGAGGTCGTTACGATATTGACATCTACGAAAACTCTATAAGACTGAGAGGTAAGACTTATGAGTATAAACTACAGCATaatcaaattcaaagaattgTATCATTACCAAAGGCAGATGACATTAACCATCTTGTCGTCCTTGCTATGGATCCACCACTTCGTCAAGGTCAAACTACATATCCATTCcttgttcttcaattccaaaaggatgaagaaacagaagTACAATTAAATCTATCCGATCAAGAATACGAAGAAAAGTATAAGGAtaagttgaagaagcaaTATGATTCTAAGACTCACATCGTTATCAGTCATGTATTGAAGGGTCTAACGGGCCGTAGAGTTGTTGTTCCTGGTGAATACAAATCTAAGTATGAACAATGTGCTGTCTCATGTTCTTACAAGGCAAATGAAGGTTATCTATATCCATTAGATAATGCATTTTTCTTCCTGACGAAGCCAACATTGTACATTCCATTCAATGATGTTAGTAGTGTTGTCATCTCAAGAGCTGGTCAAACATctacttcttcaagaacattCGATTTGGAAGTGATACTTCGTTCCAACAGAGGTTCCACCATTTTTGGTAATATCAGTAAAGAAGAACAGCAACTGCTAGAAAACTTCCTAAAGTCCAAGAATTTGAGAGttaaaaatgaagaaaaggatGCACAAGTAAGATTACAAAGCGCTTTGGGTTCCGATAGCGATGATGAGGATGTTAATATGGGTTCCGCTGGAGAAGATGACGAATCTGTAGACGAAGACTTCCATGTCAGTTCAGgtgacgatgatgatgaagttgCTGAAGAATTCGACTCAGAAGCTGCAAGTGAAggtgaagatgaagatgaagatatgGACGGTTCTGATAGGCCAACTAAGAAACCAAAGACTGAGTAA
- the DAK1 gene encoding dihydroxyacetone kinase (CAGL0L11374g~Ortholog(s) have glycerone kinase activity, role in cellular response to toxic substance, glycerol catabolic process and cytosol localization) produces the protein MKSFEVQEPLQKSIEGFAQSNPSLAVVPEDRVFYRAGDKSQVALISGGGAGHEPAHAGFIGKGMLTGAVVGDIFASPSTRQILHGIKLIAKDSNGILLILMNYTGDVLHFGLSAERARALGIDCRVIAVGDDVAVGREKGGKVGRRGLAGTILVEKLTGAFVTRFAGQHNLADAYKVADISRNALVTIGSSIDHCKVPGRKFESELGENSMELGMGIHNEPGAHVLTPIPATEDLIENQMLPKLLDPSDKDRYFVPFEKDDEVVLLVNNLGGVSNLIMSSIAAITTDLLKKKYGIVPKQTITGCLMTSFNMDGFSITLMNVSKISKEMKAAFPDKEIDVMQLLRDPTDAPGWPISSYELPPTVDHELLKDEEIPHGVGHYDFDSFAKWMKGAAANVEKEEPRITQLDTLVGDGDCGYTLLAGCKGITDNLDKISKTHLSSAMDKISEYVEASMGGTSGGLYSILISGFVHGLQATCKDSSEKVTPEVLAKSFQIALDTLYHYTNARPGASTMIDALVPFIDEFAKTHDFKKAVEAADKGAQSTADIVAEFGRASYVENSQGIPDPGAVGLVAFLKGVEGTMQ, from the coding sequence ATGAAGTcatttgaagttcaagagCCATTGCAAAAGAGCATTGAAGGGTTTGCCCAGAGCAATCCCTCTCTGGCAGTTGTGCCGGAGGACAGAGTGTTCTACAGAGCTGGGGACAAGAGCCAAGTGGCACTGATCTCTGGTGGTGGTGCAGGTCATGAACCCGCTCATGCAGGTTTCATCGGTAAAGGTATGTTGACCGGTGCTGTTGTTGGTGACATATTCGCTTCTCCTTCGACAAGACAGATTCTGCACGGTATCAAACTGATTGCCAAGGACTCTAATGGGATCctattgatattgatgaactACACCGGTGATGTTCTGCATTTTGGTCTTTCCGCTGAGAGAGCTAGAGCACTGGGCATTGACTGCCGTGTCATCGCTGTTGGTGATGATGTCGCAGTCGGCAGGGAAAAGGGTGGTAAAGTTGGTAGAAGAGGTCTAGCAGGCACCATTCTGGTCGAGAAGTTGACAGGTGCTTTCGTGACTCGTTTTGCTGGCCAACACAATCTTGCAGATGCTTACAAGGTTGCTGACATCTCTCGTAATGCTTTGGTTACAATTGGTTCCTCAATTGACCATTGCAAAGTCCCAGGAAGGAAATTTGAGAGTGAATTGGGTGAAAACTCAATGGAACTGGGTATGGGTATACACAACGAACCTGGTGCTCACGTCTTGACTCCAATTCCAGCCACAGAGGACTTGATTGAGAACCAAATGCTTCCAAAACTGTTAGATCCATCAGACAAGGACAGATACTTTGTTCCATTCGAGAAAGATGATGAGGTTGTGTTATTAGTGAACAATCTGGGAGGTGTCTCCAACTTGATCATGAGTTCCATTGCTGCTATCACCACCGatttattgaagaagaagtatGGCATCGTCCCTAAGCAGACAATTACTGGTTGTTTGATGACTTCTTTTAACATGGATGGTTTCAGTATTACCTTGATGAACGTTAGTAAGATCTCCAAGGAGATGAAGGCTGCTTTCCCAGACAAAGAAATTGACGTCATGCAATTACTAAGAGACCCTACCGATGCACCAGGTTGGCCAATTAGCAGCTATGAGCTGCCACCAACTGTGGATCATGAACTATtgaaagatgaagaaatccCTCATGGTGTTGGTCACTACGATTTTGACAGCTTTGCCAAATGGATGAAGGGTGCTGCCGCAAATgttgagaaagaagaacCAAGAATCACTCAATTGGATACCCTAGTTGGTGATGGTGATTGTGGTTACACTTTGCTCGCTGGTTGCAAGGGTATTACAGATAACTTGGACAAGATCTCAAAGACTCATTTGTCTAGTGCCATGGATAAGATTTCGGAGTATGTCGAAGCATCCATGGGTGGTACCTCTGGTGGATTATACTCTATCTTGATTTCAGGTTTTGTGCACGGCTTGCAAGCTACTTGTAAAGACAGCAGTGAAAAGGTTACCCCCGAGGTATTGGCCAAATCATTCCAAATTGCTCTAGACACCTTATATCATTACACTAATGCTAGACCAGGTGCATCAACAATGATCGACGCTCTAGTGCCATTTATTGATGAGTTTGCAAAGACTCATGATTTCAAGAAGGCCGTTGAAGCAGCAGATAAAGGTGCTCAATCCACCGCAGACATTGTCGCTGAATTCGGAAGAGCTTCATACGTGGAAAACTCTCAAGGTATCCCAGACCCTGGTGCTGTTGGTCTAGTAGCATTTTTGAAGGGTGTTGAAGGCACTATGCAATGA
- the COG8 gene encoding Golgi transport complex subunit COG8 (CAGL0L11418g~Ortholog(s) have role in intra-Golgi vesicle-mediated transport, protein localization by the Cvt pathway and Golgi transport complex, cytosol localization), protein MDGILADLVGEGFDGEYGVEVLRGVLQSETRDYERYFSPKALDGSITEDIAEVDAEISAAEKRLRELMLENDKEIVTKLLRGDTREKLKSMADLLDQLWEVGTGEEDGSGTARGGTGTTLSGTGIATFDEVLIENGLVDSDATAANSTEANKDNFHQALSKLKARMENKDTNGLNSSDSSNLVPVLEQLDSLNELMELPLLARASINTGHYQEAVMLYTYTSSLRSKFTDSSIVDEICKSVLSEIEQTMLIGLVNLLSTNVTINSLKKILTYLSAIPPFNEKSRDSLLIVFLSMRYKFIQKEVTSYTIANTEINDSVVEMMIKRRIEVLREHMYMSLNIFANLFSCERIPLSIPLLDDLIDKEVGDSAVETEQSTEEEITEKTNQNSQHSNEQSTEAEEESKETSEQSKESSEQSKESSEQSKESSEQSKESSEQSKEGKQDKNSSEQSNEDKESIEGKESKEAVENMSMSAQQKNTIPTNVPMLEFISNVIQYTLQDMVDEKLHNKISDSVCLQIVYCSFRLLDLNRNFHHLFLNKVCESELFSADQIKRAIRKRSELASKYS, encoded by the coding sequence ATGGATGGTATACTGGCTGACCTAGTTGGCGAGGGGTTTGATGGTGAGTACGGTGTCGAAGTTTTGCGTGGGGTGTTGCAGAGCGAGACGCGGGACTATGAGAGGTATTTCTCGCCGAAGGCGCTCGACGGGAGTATAACTGAGGATATAGCTGAGGTAGATGCTGAGATATCAGCAGCGGAGAAGCGTCTGCGGGAGTTGATGCTGGAGAATGACAAGGAGATCGTCACGAAGTTGCTGCGAGGAGATACCCGTGAGAAGCTGAAGTCGATGGCAGACCTTCTGGATCAATTGTGGGAAGTaggtactggtgaggaGGACGGTAGCGGTACGGCTAGAGGTGGCACTGGCACCACACTCAGTGGGACAGGCATTGCTACGTTTGATGAAGTGCTGATCGAGAACGGACTGGTCGACAGCGATGCCACTGCAGCTAACAGTACGGAGGCAAATAAGGACAATTTCCACCAGGCTCTGTCCAAATTGAAGGCCAGAATGGAGAACAAGGACACCAATGGGTTGAACTCATCAGACTCTTCCAATCTGGTGCCGGTTTTAGAACAATTGGACAGTCTGAACGAGCTAATGGAGCTCCCACTCCTTGCACGAGCCTCGATCAACACTGGCCATTACCAAGAGGCTGTTATGCTTTATACGTATACCAGTTCGCTGAGATCGAAGTTTACTGACTCATCTATAGTAGATGAGATCTGCAAGTCTGTGCTAAGTGAGATTGAGCAGACAATGCTGATCGGACTTGTGAATTTGCTATCCACCAATGTTACCATCAACTCGTTGAAGAAAATTCTAACATACTTGTCTGCGATCCCGCCATTCAACGAGAAGAGCCGCGACTCTTTACTGATAGTTTTCCTGTCGATGAGGTATAAGTTCATACAAAAGGAAGTAACGTCATACACCATAGCCAACACGGAAATTAATGACTCCGTTGTAGAGATGATGATTAAGAGGCGAATCGAGGTGCTGCGAGAACACATGTACATGtcattgaatatttttgcaaatcTCTTTAGTTGTGAAAGGATACCATTGTCAATACCATTGCTTGATGACCTCATAGATAAAGAAGTAGGAGACAGTGCAGTGGAAACAGAACAGTcaactgaagaagagatcactgaaaaaacaaatcaaAACAGCCAGCACAGTAATGAACAAAGTAcagaagctgaagaagaaagtaaAGAGACCAGCGAACAGAGCAAAGAAAGTAGCGAACAAAGCAAGGAAAGTAGCGAACAAAGCAAGGAAAGTAGTGAACAAAGCAAGGAAAGTAGCGAACAAAGCAAAGAAGGAAAACAAGACAAGAATAGTAGTGAACAAAGTAatgaagataaagaaagtATAGAAGGTAAAGAAAGTAAAGAAGCTGTAGAGAACATGAGTATGAGTGCACAACAGAAGAACACTATTCCAACTAATGTTCCCATGCTAGAGTTCATCTCTAATGTAATTCAATATACCTTACAGGATATGGTAGACGAGAAACTACACAACAAGATCAGTGACTCAGTGTGCCTACAAATAGTGTATTGCTCATTCAGGCTGCTGGATTTGAACCGAAACTTCCACCACCTGTTCCTGAACAAAGTGTGCGAGTCAGAACTATTCTCTGCAGACCAAATCAAGAGGGCCATTAGAAAAAGATCAGAACTGGCTTCAAAATACTCATGA